The stretch of DNA TCTCTTTAGCATGTTTTGGATGTATCTTTCCTGCTGCAACATCATTTTTAAGCACTTCAATTTCTTCAAGACTTTTTGTACTTAAAAGTTCATAATAACGCCACATCAACTCATCTGAAATACTCAGTATCTTACCAAACATATCTGAAGGCGTATCGGTTACTCCAATATAATTGCCTAAAGATTTACTCATTTTATTAACGCCATCAAGTCCCTCAAGAAGAGGCATCATGATGACAGCTTGCTCTTTACCGATATTATAGGCACGTTGTAAATGTCGCCCCATCAAAAGATTAAATTTCTGATCCGTTCCACCCATTTCAATGTCACTTTTCATCGCAACACTATCATAACCCTGAAGAAGCGGGTATAAAAATTCACTGATAGAGATAGGCGTTTGCGATTTATAACGTTTTTCAAAATCTTCACGCTCAAGCATACGTGCCACGTTAAATGTTGTGGTAAGCTCTACAAGACCCGCCGCACCGAGTGCTTCTATCCACTCAGAGTTGAACATAACCACTGTTTTCTCTGGGTCTAAAATTTTAAAAACTTGCTCTTTATAACTTTGAGCGTTCGCTAAAACAACTTCACGTGTCAATTTTTTGCGTGTCTCATTTTTGCCTGTTGGATCGCCGATCATTCCTGTAAAATCACCGATTAAGAACTGAACGATCGCACCAAATTTTTGAAGCATTGCCATCTTTTGAAGAAGCACCGTATGTCCTAAATGAAGATCTGGTGCAGTAGGATCAAAACCCGCTTTGACTAAAAAAGTTTCGCCTTTTTCAAAATAATTTTTTAATAATGTAACAATACGCTCTTCATCAATTATCTCACTAATTCCTCTTTTAATCTCTTTGAGCGCATTTTGAATCCGCATATCCATATCTGTTATTTCCTTCTTCGATTATTTATA from Sulfurospirillum oryzae encodes:
- the tyrS gene encoding tyrosine--tRNA ligase, coding for MRIQNALKEIKRGISEIIDEERIVTLLKNYFEKGETFLVKAGFDPTAPDLHLGHTVLLQKMAMLQKFGAIVQFLIGDFTGMIGDPTGKNETRKKLTREVVLANAQSYKEQVFKILDPEKTVVMFNSEWIEALGAAGLVELTTTFNVARMLEREDFEKRYKSQTPISISEFLYPLLQGYDSVAMKSDIEMGGTDQKFNLLMGRHLQRAYNIGKEQAVIMMPLLEGLDGVNKMSKSLGNYIGVTDTPSDMFGKILSISDELMWRYYELLSTKSLEEIEVLKNDVAAGKIHPKHAKEMIAAEMVERYHSKEEAIEAKAEFDRVHSQNEIPTDIETFTCNESPIWIAKALVDCGLEISTSQARRDIKQGAVKLDQEKVDDEQLQLECGEYILQVGKRKFARLKVQ